In the Luteolibacter rhizosphaerae genome, ACCACTTATCATCCCGTATCGCGCCGCTCGAGTAGTATCATCAGCTAACTCATCAGCAAACCGGAGAAGAGCCGCAAGAAATCTAGGATAAACGGTTTTACCCAAAATATGATCCTCGACGAGGATCTGACGCAAAGTGTCTTTATCTTTGGTTCCTGCAACTGTTCCACCATGAACAGCAGCTATCCGACCGATCAGTTTCTTTTCGGCCGAATCAGAACCCATTGCAGCTCCTAAAGAATCGATTTGATCGAAAACTCGCTTTTCGTGGTCTTTTCGCCCTCCAATGTTCCCGATATCATGTAGATTAATCGCAACAAGAAGAATATAAGCCTCATATGCACCAATATTACACTTGTGCGACTTAAGGATATCAGAACATCTGCTAATTACGCAAGCTATATGGTCTGGACCGTGATCATTCAAGTAAATCAGCTCCTCAGGATTTATTGCATCCTTCTGGTCGAATTTTTTTCGGACCTCTGCAAGTAGCGCGCCAGCCGTAGCGTTTGTTTGTATAGGGGCAAGAATCCTCGTGATACTTTCATAACGATTAATATACTCCTGCTTTCCTCCTCGTGTGGGGAAGTCTGCGTCTTTACCTTTTCGAAGAATCTCTTCCAAATGCATCATGGCAGCAACAACTTGTAAATATGAGAGATTACCTCTTTAGCTAAAGCAGGAGGGACAGCATTTGCGACTTGCTGCTGTTGAAATCCAATACTACCAGAAAATTCAAACCAGTCAGGAAAAGATTGGAGGCGAGCAGCTTCTCTTACCGACAACCCTCTATTTTGGGTGGGGTGAAGCAGAACATTTTTTCTGTAGTTTCCCACTACTATCGACGGCACGCCGGCTTTAAGGCGATGATAGAGACCCGTGTGTCGCTCTTTTGCTCGAGATTCAGCCGGCCAAAGACTATCGGGAATGCTTTCCCAATTACCTCCTTGAGGAACCCATTTAAATCGATTCACTAAGTCAGATTTATTACGCGTAACCAAGTGTCCAGCGCATTTTTTCCGCTTACCTCTTAATTTCTTTGCGTAACTACTTGCTGCGTCTCGCCGATAAGCAAGCTCAGCATGCTGTGCACCATTTTCCAGCTTTGGAAGATCTGAGATCGCTTCCCAAACACTCACTCTTTGAGCATGTGGTTTTGGAGGAGTTAGGTTCACAGGAACTTTCGTTCCGATCATGAACATCCGTCTACGTCTTTGGGGAACACCATAGTCGCTGGCATCTACAATCAAAGTAGAAGGGTGGTATCCCAGCTCCCGAAATGCTATCTCGATTTGTTTGTAAAAACTGCCATTTTCAGTCTGCAGGATTCCCGGTACGTTCTCTAAAATAAGGCCGAGAGGGCGAATAAGCTCTACGAATCTAAAGTATTCTTTAAAGAGCAAAGAGTCTGGGTGTTTGGAACCTCGATTTCTTTGATTGGAGGTGGAAAATGCGCGACAAGGCGGCCCGCCTATTACAAGATCTATTTTTTGACGGGCAAATTTCTTGGCGTCTATATTTCGGATGTCAGAATTGTGAACGTCAACATCAGGGAAGTTTGACTCGTAGGTCGTAGCCGCCCACTTGTCACTTTCCACGGCGGCAACCAACTTGCAGCCAGCTTGTTGAGCGCCAAGTGAGAGTCCACCCGCACCGGAGAATAAATCTATGACTCTCACGCTTGCTGCATTTTGCGGTAGAGAACTAACTTTTCCACCGAACAGCGCAAGTCACATTCTTTCATCACACGGCTTGAAATTTGGTGCCGCTGAATACGGACGGCAGACGGCTTGTTTGTCGCACGGAATCTTGAGGAGCGGCGAGCCTCCGTTCGCCGCTCCAGCTTAGCTCACTGACACGCCTCGCACGTCCCGCCATTCATCATGGCGTCGATCGAGCAGGCCATCTTCTCCTCGGCGCTGTAGGTTGGTTTCTCGGGGCTCACGCCGCCGTCCCGTGCCATCAGGCCGCGGATCTCCTTGGTCACCTTGCCGGTGAAGGACTCGCTGTCGTTCGCCTGCAGCGTGCGCAGGTAGTAGGTCGTCTTCAGACCCTTGTCCCAGGCCCGGCGATACATGTGGCTCAGCGTCTTCATGTCCGGCGTCGCCAGGAACAGGTTCACGCTCTGGCTCTGGTCGATCCACTTCTGGCGCCGTGCCGCCGCATCCACGATGTACTCGTGGCCGATGCTGAACACCGTCTTGTGCTTGTTCTTGATCGCCGTCGGGATCGACTCGATGTCCTCTAGCTCGCCCTTGAAGTACTTCAGCTCGTCCACCATCTCCTGGTTCCACAGCCCGGCCTTCTTCAGGTCGCGCACCAGCTCGGAGTTCAGGATGATGAACTCGCCGCCCAGGTTGCTCTTCACATACAGGTTCTTGTAGTTCGGCTCGATGCACGGCGTGGTGCCCATGATGTTGGAAATCGTCGCCGTCGGCGCGATCGCCAGCACGTTCGAGTTCCGCATCCCGTGCTTCGCGATCTTCTCGCGCACCACGGACCAGTCCATCTTGCCGCCGCGCGGCACGTCGATCTTCCGGCCGCGCTCGTCTTCCAGCAGGTCCACCGTGTCCTGCGGCAGGATCCCGCGCGACCACTTGGAGCCCTGGTAGCTGGAGTAGGTCCCCACTTCCGCCGCCAGGTCGCTCGAGGCACTATAGGCATAGTAGGCGATCGCCTCCATGAACTCGTCATTGAACTCCACCGCCGCATCCGAGGCGAAGGCCAGCCCGCGCTTGTAGAGCGCGTTCTGTAGGCCCATCACGCCCAGGCCGATCGGCCGGTGGCGCATGTTCGCCGTCTTCGCCGCCGTCGTCGGGTAGAAGTTGATGTCGATCACGTTGTCCAGCGCCCGGATCGCCACCGTGATGGTCTCCTTCAGCATCTCGTGGTCCAGCGCGCCGTCGCGGGTGATGTGCGTGTCCAGGATCACCGAGCCCAGGTTGCACACCGCCGTCTCCTCGTCGGAGGTGTTCAGCGTGATCTCCGTGCACAGGTTGCTGGAGTGGATCACGCCGGCATGGTCCTGCGGGGAGCGCACGTTGCAGGGATCCTTGAAGGTGATCCACGGGTGCCCCGTCTCGAACAGCATCTTCAGCATCCCCTTCCACAGCTCGATCGCCGGGAATTGGCGGGACCAGATCTTCCCTTCCGCCGCCATCGCCTCGTACTCCGTGTAGCGTTGCTCGAAGGCCTTTCCATACAGGTCGTGCAGGTCCGGCACTTCGTTCGAGCGGAATAGGGTCCACTGCGCGCGGTCTTCCATCCGCTTCATGAACAGGTCCGGAATCCAGTTCGCGGTGTTCATGTCGTGGCAGCGGCGGCGCTCGTCGCCCGTGTTCTTGCGCAGCTCCAGGAAGTCCTCGATGTCGTTGTGCCAGGTCTCCAGATAGGCGCAGCCGGAACCGCGGCGCTTGCCGCCCTGGTTCACCGCCACCAGCTGGTCGTTGTGCAGCTTCAGGAAGGGGATGATCCCCTGCGATTCGCCGTTCGTGCCTTGGATGTAGCCGCCGGTGCCGCGCACCGCCGTCCACGAACCGCCCAGGCCGCCCGCCCACTTCGAGAGGAAGGCGTTCTCCGCGATCCCGCGGATCATGATGCTCTCGATCGAGTCATCCACCTTGTACAGGTAGCAGGAGGAAAGCTGGCTGTGCAGCGTGCCGGAGTTGAAGAGCGTCGGCGTGGAGGAGCAGAAGCGCCGTCCCTTGTAGAGATTGTAGAGGCGGATCACCCAGCTCTCGCGGTCCTTCTCCTCGCGCTTGAACAGGCCCATCGCCACGCGCATCCAGAAGAACTGTGGCGTCTCGATCCGGCGCGGCTTGTTGCCCGTCTTGTCGACCACCAAATAGCGGTCGTACATCGTCTGGATCCCGAGGTAGTCGAAGTCCAGGTCCGCCGTCGGGTCGAAGGCCTCCGCCAGCTTGTCCAGGTCATAGACATCCAGCAGGTCCGGGCTCAGGCGTTTGATCGCCACGCCGTGCTTCAGGTAGCTCTTGAAGGCCGCCTTGTGCGCCGCCTTCAGCTTGTCGATCCCGTCGCGCGAGATGCTCCAGTCCAGCACTTCCTCGTAGATGTAGGAGAGCAGGATCCGGCCGGCGAATTTCGCGAAGTCCGCGTCCTTCTCGATCAGCGCCTTCGCATTCAGGATGATCGTGTTCTTGAGGTCCTTCTCGGAGATCTCCGTGCCCACGGAGCGGCGCAGCTCACGCTCGATCTCCAGCTCGCTGATGCACAGGTCGAGGCCGATCGAGGCATACGCGATCCGCTTCTTCAGCTCGCTGCCGTCCCACATGATGGACTTGCCATCATCCGGCGTCACGGTGACGAAGAATTCCTGGTTCGGATCCTCCGCCTTCTCCTCCTGCTCCTGGCGCAGGCGCGCGCGCTGCGCACGATACAGGATGTAGTGCTCCGCCGCCTTGAAGCGGCCCTGGCGCATCAGCTCCTCCTGCACCATGTCCTGCACGTCCTCGATGTGCACGAAGGACTGGTCCCCGCGGCGGATCCGGTCCGTCACCGCCTTCGCGATGTCCACCGCCGCTTCCGGGTTCTCCTTGATCGTCAGGAAGGCCTTGCGCACCGCGATCTCGATCTTCGTCTCCGACCACGGCACGACATTGCCGCTGCGGCGGATCAGGCGCACCGGCAGTGCATGCGGGCCGGCGTGGACGTCGACGGTCCCGGTCTTCTCCATCGAGCGACGGAAGGCCAGCGACTTCGCCACGTCATACGCTTCGTTCTCAAGCAGTGCCTTTTCGATCAGCAAGTATAGGTCGGACTCCGACAGGCGCAAACGGCCGCCCTCATCCAGCGACTTCGTCAGCGAGTTCGCCACCGCGTGCGCCACGTCCGACACGAACTTGCGGTTCACGTCCGAGAAGATCGACTTCTCGTCCGCCTGGCGGGAAATCAGCAGGTCCGCCAGCGAATCACCGATCGCATCGGCGACGTCTTCCAGCGAGAAGTGGGTATCCGTGTCACCACGGGTCACGATGATATCGGTGATCGGCTTGCGCCGCTCATGCGACAGCACCTCGCGCCAGGAAAAAGCGCGGTCGGAAGCCGGAAGGGAGAAACGGTCGGTGATGACCTGCTTCAGCAGGTAGTCTTCGTCAGGATTAACGGCACGATACATGGCGAGGAAGTGTGTGCGGGTGAGGGAGGATTTGCGGAACTTGGGACAGTGTGTGTGGGAAACGGGAACTGAAGTTTGCGAGTTCGCAGTATTCAGTTTTCAGGAAGAGCGGCGGGAATCGATGCTGCGGATGAGCCCTTGGAGCATCGCGGAGATTTCTTTGGTCTCCTGGATCATGGGACGAGAGCCTGCGAGCGGAGCTTGCCCAACCTTCTGTCGGACTCGCTCGGAGATATAGAGTTGGGTGCGGAGTTCACCACAGGAGCCTTTGCTGATGCGGAGGAAACGAATGAAGTCTCCATCGCTGTCGCGTTCAGCTCCTTCGGCAATGTTGGAGGGCACTGAAATGGCCGAGCGCTGCATTTGATCCTTCAGCGCGTAATCGCGTGAATCATGCAACGCCACGCACACATCGACCGCAAGCTGGCAGCTGCGCTTCCAGACTTCCAAATCTTCAAATGTGGTAACCGCCATAATGCCTTCTGCTTTTTGCCTTTCCTGAAAACTGAACACTGAAAACTAGCAAACCCGGGCCAAGGATCAGAGTTCGTCATCGTCAACCGAGCTCAGTGCCGAAGCCTTTTGATACTCGGTAACTCGGCCTTCGAAGAAGTTGGTCTCCTTCTTGATGTCCATCATCTCGGCAAGCCAAGGGAACGGGTTGGTGACGCTCTCGTTGAGAGGAGCCAAACCACAAGAAGCGAGGCGGCGGTCGGCGATGTAATCGATGTACGCCTCGAAGTCGGCGGAATTCAGGCCCAGCCCCGCCACCGGCAAACAGTCGCGAATGAAGGTCTTCTCCAGCGTGATCCCCTCCTTCATCGTGGCGCGGAGGTCTTCGCGGAAGTCCTCGGTCCAGATGTCGGGGTTCTCATCGACGAGGTCCATGAGGAGGTTGCGGAACACTTCGATGTGGTTGGACTCGTCGCGCAGCGTGTAGCGGAACATGGCGCCGATGCCCGGGAACTTGTTCTGGCGGTAGAGGCTCAGGATCATCCCGAACAGACCGTAGAACTGGGTGCCCTCCATGACCTGGCCGAACATGAAGATGTTCTTCGCCAGCGCCTGCTTGTTCTCGGTCACCGTCAGGTCAATGTCCCGGCGCAGCGCTCGGGAGTTCGACACCACAAAGTGATTCTTCGCCGTGATCGAGGGCACATCCTCGAACATCGCCTCGCACTCGTGCGGGTTCAGCCCCAGCGAGGAAAGCATGTAAACCAGCGAGTCCGCATGGATGTTCTCCTCGTGTGCGTGGCGGCCCAGCACCAGCTTCAGTTCGGGTGCCGTCACCACCTCGCGGACCACATGCAGCACGTTGTCCCCCACGATCCCTTCGGCTGCCGAGAAGTAGCCGATCCCCATCTTGATGATCCAGCGCTCCACGTCGCTGATCTCGTCCGAGCGCCACTGCTCGACATCCTTCTGCATCGTGATGTCCTCCGGCTCCCAGTGGTTGTTCTTCATCGTCTTGTACAGGTCGTACGCCCACTGGTACTTCAGCGGCAGGATGTTGAAGAACATGGTCTCGCGACCGTTGATGACTTTCTTGGCGGCGAAGGCCTGCTCGGCCTTCTCGCGATCGAGCACGAATGTGCGGGCTCCGAGGGTAATCGTGGTGGTGGCGGACATGGAGAGGTGGGCGACGGGAGAAAGCTTCAGGATGGTTTTGCCGCCTCCCGGTCGAACCGGTCGCGGCGGGCACAGCGGGAGAGATACTGAGCGGAAACGGGGCCAATCCTCAAGTCCATTTCGTTCATATGGTATCCACAAATTATTAACAATACTACCGGTGGTGTACTCCTCCACCCGCTGCAAACTTGACAATTTCGCCCCATCCCCTAAATGCCTGAAAAATGTGGGCTCAATGAAAGGCCCGCCGATTTCCCTCCGGCCCCCCTAGGTGTCGAAAAGTTTTCCGACCCGGCCACCCCTCATCACCTCTCCCCGACCCACCCGCGGAATTCTAAAATGTTAGAGCAGAGTTCTGTTAGAAATCCCCGCAATCCCCTCTCCCCGAGCGGATTAAAATTAACAAAACAATTGCTTAACGCCCTCTACCTCACCCGCAAACCCTTGATTTTACAAGGAATTGCATCAAGCCGCCCGGAAGGCCAAGGCCGACAGCCCCTCCTTCTCCAGCCGCCCGAACGCCGCCGCCTCCCCCTCCAGGCTCCCCATCCGGATCGCCCGCAAAATCCCCAGCCAGGCCTGCACCCGCTCGCTCTCCTCCCCCAAATCCTGCAAGGCCCGGACCGCCTCGTCATGCCGCCCCGCCCGCGCCTGCGCCATCGCCAGCGCAAACCCGTCCCCCCCCGGCGCCATCACATGCTTCACCACCCCGCGCAACTCCTTGGGATGCACTGGCTTAAGTAAAAAGTCCACCACCTGCCCCGTAATCGCCCTCAACGCCGCCGACGGCGTGATCACCGCACTGCACAACACCACCGGTAGGGAATTCCCATGCCGCCTCAACGACTCGATCACCCGCAACCCGTCGATATCCGGCATCCGCAGATCCAGGATCACCAGGTCGTAGCTCTCATTCTCCAGCTTCGACAAAGCCTCCACGCCCCCCGCCGCCGTGTCCGTGTCGTGATCCGAAAGCGCATACGAAAACCCGAGCCGCAGCGTCGGCTCATCATCCACCACCAGAACCCGGTATCGAACGGCAGCCCCCGCCGCCTTGGTGTCAGGCAATTGGGACATCGATATAGAATTCCGTTTGGTTGTCCTTCCGCTCCCTCAGACCGATCCGGCCCTCGTGAGCCCGCATGATCTCCCGGCAAATGAATAGCCCCAGCCCCACCCCGTCCGAATCCTGTCCCGGTGCTCTGAAGAACCGCTCGAAAATCCGGCTCTGCGCCTCCTCCGGCACTCCAGGACCCTCGTCGATCACCGAAACGCGGACATGATCCGCATCCGGCTGGCTGGTCCGCAGCGTCACCATCCCCCCCGCCGGGCTGTGCTTGATCGCGTTAGATACAAGGTTGTTCAGTACCTCGTCCAACCGCAAGGGGTCGGCGCTGACGTCTGGCAAATCGTTGTGGGTTTCGACCTGGATCGAGATGCCCTTCTCGCCGGCCTTTGGGGCGAAGAGTCGCTCCGAACGCTGCAGCGCCCCCGGGAGCCCCACCGGCACGCGGTCCAGATGCGTCGTCCCGCTCTCCGCTCGGGAAAGATCTAGCAGGGTGTTGAGCGTGGCCAACAGCCTCTCGCAATCGTCGTTCGCCGAAGACACCATCGTCCTCTGAATTGGCGAAAGCACACCGGAGCGCTCCTCCAAGAGGAGGTGAAGAACCATCCGGATCCCCGTGAGAGGAGTCTTCACCTCGTGGCTCACCGTCGAAAGCAGGTTGGTCTTCATGTCATCCAACCAGCGGATGCGGGTAACATTGTGCAGCAGGACTGCACGCCCGGAATGAATCCCGTCCTCGGACGTGAAGCGGAAGATCCGCGGCAGATAGAAATGCTCGCGTTCGCCCACGCGGAAGAGAAGCGCCTCCCGAGGATCTTCCGGGAGGTGATTCATGCCGGCATCCGCCGACTCTTCGAGGATCCGCTGGATCTTCGCCGGGATACGATTCGGCACTCCCAAGCTCTCGGTAAGAGTCTCCGCGGCCGGATTGAGCTGAAGAATGCGACCGTCGTCTCCTAGTACGAAGACCGGTGAAGGAATCGCTTCAAGGATCGCGCGGTTCACCAAGTTGGTGCGCATCACCCGCTCCTCCGTTTCGCCGCGACGCAAGCGCAGCTCCGCCGCCATGTCGTTGAAGGCGGTCGCAACTGCGCGGAATTCGCTGTCGGTGCCGGGCTCCGGCAAGGTCAGCTCGAAGTTACCTTTCCTGATCTCATCAATCGAACGCCGCAGTCCCTCGACGGGGTCCACCAAGTGGCGTACGAGCTGATGGTAGATAAAAACCGCAATGGCCGTGCCGACGATGACGAGAACCGTTACAAAGAGCGTGTTATTCGCGGACTTGTTCTCCACAGCCACGCCGGCCTTCAGACGCTCTTCCGCGAGAAGGAACACGTTCTCCGACTGCTGGGTGATGCCCTGCGATTGCCGGCTCAGCGAGGTCAGAAGCTTCGCCGCATCCTCACGCGTGGCGACCTCTCCACGGAAGAAACTCTCATATTCCTCGAAATAGGTGGTGAGGGATTGCTGGAGATTGTCCAGAACCTCGTTCCACACATCGTCATCGCTGCGACGCAGGCTTTCGAGCTTCGCCACGAGTTCGCTCTGATTGAATTGGAAGAGCGTCTTGTCCGGCGGCTTGTAGGGTGGATCACCGGTTAAGGCCGGCAAATAGTGGGCATCAATGGCCGAGGTGAGGACGCCAAAACTCCGGGCGGTCTTGATCGCCGGGTAGTTGTTCTCCAAGCTGTTCTGATAACGCCGATTCGCATCCCGCACCAGTACGAGCGCCGCCGCTCCGACTCCCCACAGGAGCAGGATCAGGGTCAAAAGCCCGTAGAACAGTCGGGTGCGTAACATTAAAAAATCGGGGGAGGATCAATCCATGCCGAAGCGCTTGCGCTTGCGGTAGAGGGTGGCCTTGTCGATGCCGAGGATCGCCGCGGCGTCTTGCAGAGTGGGTGCCCAGCGCAGCACTTCGCGAAGGTGAGTCTGCTCGATATGATCGATGCTATATTCGCCTCCGATCACCGGCACGGCAGCTCCGCCAGCGGCAGGAGTCTCTGCAGCTACCGGGATCGGCAGGTCCTCGGCTTCGATCTTGGACCCGCGGGCAAGGATCGCCGCGCGCTCGATGGCGTTACGGAGCTCGCGGAGGTTGCCTGGCCATGCATGGCGGAGAAGGGCCTGGCGACCGCTTTCCGAAAAGCCATCAATCTTGCGCCCCATCTGGCTGCTGAAGAAGTTAAGATAATCGTGAGCGAAGCGGACCAAGTCGGCACGGCGCTCGCGGAGAGGAGGAACGGTCACGCTAATCACGTTCAAGCGATAGAAGAGGTCCTCGCGGAAAGTGCGGGCAACGACGCTGGCTGCGAGATCCCGGTTCGTGGCTGCGATGATCCGGACGTTGCAGGGACGGACCTTGTTCTCGCCCAGCCGCTCATACTCTCGTTCCTGAAGGAGCCGCAGCAACTTCGGCTGGATCTCCATGGGGAGCTCGCCAATTTCGTCCAAGAAGAGGGTGCCGCCATCCGCCGCATGTACCTTACCCCATGTGTCCTTGATCGCGCCGGTGAAGGAGCCCTTCATGTGACCGAAGAGGACGCTTTCCAACAGCTCCTTCGAAAGGCTCGGGCAGCTCACGGTCACGAAGGGTTTGTCGCGAAGATGGCTGCGGTCGTGGACCTCTTTGGCAATCACGCTTTTACCGGTGCCGCTCTCTCCAAGGATCAGAACGGAGGCTGGAGAAGCGGCGGCCCGGAAGAGAGTTTCGATCTCCATCTGGGTCCGCTCGTCCTCGGACTTGAACTGAAGCGGGGGCGAGTTGTGCTTCACCTCGCTTTTGAGCTCTTGCACGGTCTCCTGCAAACGGACCACCTCCACCTGCTGCTGGAGCGCCTTATGCGCCTTCGCCAGAATAGCGCGGAGTTGGTCCGGGGTGAACGGCTTCTCCAGATAATCGAAGGCACCGAGCTGGGTGGCCTTCACCGCCGTGGAGACGGAGGCATGCGCGGTAAAGATGGTGACTAGCTGCCGCGGGTTTTGTTTGAGGATGTCCTGCAGCACTTTAAGGCCGTCCTCATCCCCAAGACGGAGATCAAGGAAGACGAGCTGGAAATCATCCTCCTTCAGTCTACGCAAGGCAGAGGGTCCGTCTTCCGCAGTTTCGACGTAGTGACCCTCGGCTTCCAGAGCGAGCGAGGTGGTGAGGCGGATCGACTGTTCGTCGTCAACGATGAGGATGTCCATGACGGGTGGGTTACCGATCCCCTCCTAACAGTCAGCATGCCGAAGCGACGCGGGTTCTTGAATAGCTGACTCTTAGGCAGTTCGGGCGAAATGCATGATGTGGCAATCTGCGTCGGATCGTGCATAACGCTACACCCTAAACATTGCATCTTGCAATTTGCAATTTGATCTCAATTCGGGAGAGAAATCGGACGCCATGCCGTGGAGGCACAAAAAAGCCGCCCCAGCCAGAGACCGGGGCGGCTTGAAAATCAGAGGGTAGATCCTCAGGCGGGGACTTCGCGGCCACGGCGGATCTGCGAGAGGTGGTGAAGAGTCTCGCGGGTTTCCTTGCTCCAATCGCGGAGAGCCTTGCGGGAGAGTTCGACGCGGTCGGCCATGGCCTTCTCCAGCTCGTGGTAGTTGTTGGCCAAGCGCTCGATGAGGGAGTTCATGGACTCCAAGGCACGGTCGCGCCAAGGATGATCGCCAGCGGCATGCAGGCGGGCGAGTTCCTGATCAGCACGACGGCGGGCCTCCGCCATTTCAGCGAGGAGGACCTTGGTGTCCGGGACGCGGCGGAGATCACTGGCCAGGCCCACCTTGGAAAGAGCCCAAATCGCCCACTTGGTGGGGTCGAAGTTCCAAGGTTTCACGCCGTTGCGGTAGTCGTGTTGGAACTCGTGATGGTAGTTGTGGTAGCCCTCACCAAAGGTGAAGAGGGACATCACGAAACTATCGCGCGCGCTGCAGCGGGTGGAGTAGGGCTGGCGACCGATGGTGTGGCAGAGCGAGTTGATGAAGAAGGTGCACTGCTGGACGCAGAAAACGCGGAGCACGCCGGCGATCAGGAAGCCACCGAGGGCTCCGTTTGCGCCGCCG is a window encoding:
- a CDS encoding acyl-CoA desaturase, coding for MNPRISFERVDWINTGFLFIISLLAVIAAPIYLWQNGLNGFLAGMFAFYAISTGMSITLGYHRLFSHLSFKAKWPVKLYTLVFGACAFENSALNWVSDHRRHHKHTDHDDDPYDISKGFFWAHIGWILFKQLPEPPLDNVNDLRKDKLVMWQHRWDKLIALLVGLALPAVLGYYFAGGANGALGGFLIAGVLRVFCVQQCTFFINSLCHTIGRQPYSTRCSARDSFVMSLFTFGEGYHNYHHEFQHDYRNGVKPWNFDPTKWAIWALSKVGLASDLRRVPDTKVLLAEMAEARRRADQELARLHAAGDHPWRDRALESMNSLIERLANNYHELEKAMADRVELSRKALRDWSKETRETLHHLSQIRRGREVPA